The Sulfurimonas hydrogeniphila genome includes a window with the following:
- the rplA gene encoding 50S ribosomal protein L1, whose translation MSKRYKQLLEKIDKTKSYSVEEASATVKDLKSAKFDETVEIAMNLNVDPRHADQMVRGAIVLPHGTGKTVRVAVFAKGAKADEAKAAGADIVGTDDLVAQIKEGIFDFDVVVAAPDCMGLVGQIGRILGPKGLMPNPKTGTVTPDVATAVKNVKGGQVNFRVDKKGNIHAGIGKASFEASQIAENLTTFLSAINKQKPASAKGRYIKNAALSLTMSPAVKLDVVELADIK comes from the coding sequence ATGAGCAAAAGATATAAACAATTATTAGAAAAAATTGACAAAACAAAATCATACAGTGTAGAAGAAGCTTCTGCAACAGTAAAAGATTTAAAAAGTGCAAAGTTCGACGAAACAGTTGAAATTGCAATGAACTTGAATGTAGATCCTCGTCACGCAGACCAAATGGTTCGCGGTGCTATCGTTCTTCCTCATGGAACCGGTAAAACAGTTCGTGTTGCTGTATTTGCCAAAGGTGCCAAAGCTGATGAAGCAAAAGCTGCAGGTGCAGACATCGTTGGAACTGATGATTTGGTTGCACAAATCAAAGAGGGAATTTTTGATTTTGATGTTGTTGTTGCAGCACCTGACTGTATGGGTCTTGTAGGTCAAATTGGTCGTATTCTTGGGCCAAAAGGATTGATGCCAAATCCTAAAACTGGAACTGTAACACCTGATGTTGCAACAGCTGTGAAAAATGTCAAAGGCGGCCAGGTTAACTTTAGAGTTGACAAAAAAGGTAATATCCATGCCGGTATAGGGAAAGCAAGCTTTGAAGCTTCTCAAATTGCAGAGAATTTAACAACATTTCTTTCTGCAATCAATAAACAAAAACCTGCCTCTGCAAAAGGGCGTTATATTAAAAATGCAGCATTGAGTCTAACTATGAGTCCTGCAGTTAAACTTGATGTTGTAGAGTTGGCAGATATCAAATAA
- the nusG gene encoding transcription termination/antitermination protein NusG produces MAHQWYSIQTYGSDRTVRDAIFNMIKEHGLEEHITDVIVPTEDVIEVKDGKKKVSERSLYSGYVFARIDLNTEIQHMIQSIPKVSGFIGEGNTPTPLSEHDINVILDRVNNRAAPKPKVFFDNGETVRIIDGPFANFTGTVDEYDLEHGTLKLNVSIFGRATPVDISYTQVEKII; encoded by the coding sequence ATGGCACATCAATGGTACTCTATACAGACCTATGGCAGTGACAGAACAGTGAGAGATGCAATCTTTAATATGATAAAAGAACATGGTTTGGAAGAGCATATTACCGATGTAATAGTTCCTACAGAGGATGTTATTGAAGTAAAAGACGGAAAGAAGAAGGTGAGTGAGAGATCTTTGTATTCCGGTTATGTGTTCGCCCGCATAGATTTAAATACAGAAATTCAGCATATGATTCAGTCAATACCGAAAGTATCAGGTTTTATCGGGGAAGGAAACACACCTACACCTTTGAGCGAACATGACATTAATGTTATTTTGGATCGTGTGAACAACCGTGCCGCACCAAAACCAAAAGTATTTTTTGATAATGGTGAAACGGTACGTATTATTGACGGACCTTTTGCCAACTTTACGGGAACAGTTGATGAGTATGACCTTGAACACGGCACTCTTAAGCTGAATGTTTCAATCTTTGGCAGAGCTACTCCTGTAGATATTTCTTACACACAGGTAGAAAAAATAATCTAA
- the rpmG gene encoding 50S ribosomal protein L33 has product MREAIHLGCEKCTRRNYHTTKNKKTHTEKFSVRKYCKWCKEHTIHKEMKL; this is encoded by the coding sequence ATGAGAGAAGCAATACACTTGGGTTGTGAGAAATGTACAAGACGTAATTATCACACAACAAAAAACAAAAAGACTCACACTGAGAAATTTTCAGTACGTAAATACTGTAAATGGTGTAAAGAGCACACAATTCACAAAGAGATGAAACTGTAA
- the rplK gene encoding 50S ribosomal protein L11, with product MAKKVMDYIKLQIEAGKANPAPPVGPALGQRGVNIMEFCKAFNEKTKDKMGFKVPVIITVYNDRSFSFVTKQPPASELLMKAAGLKKGSDNPLKNKVGSLTRAQLMEVVEAKIEDLNTDDKEMAANTLAGSARSIGIEIKD from the coding sequence ATGGCAAAAAAAGTCATGGATTATATCAAGCTACAAATAGAAGCTGGTAAAGCTAACCCGGCTCCACCAGTAGGACCTGCATTAGGACAACGTGGTGTTAATATCATGGAATTCTGTAAAGCATTCAATGAAAAAACAAAAGATAAAATGGGATTTAAAGTTCCTGTTATTATTACAGTTTACAATGACAGAAGTTTTTCTTTTGTTACAAAACAACCACCTGCTTCTGAACTTTTAATGAAAGCAGCCGGACTGAAAAAAGGAAGTGACAATCCTCTTAAAAACAAAGTAGGGTCATTAACTCGTGCACAGCTTATGGAAGTTGTAGAAGCTAAAATCGAAGATTTAAATACTGACGACAAAGAGATGGCTGCAAATACTTTGGCTGGTTCTGCCCGTTCAATCGGTATAGAAATCAAAGACTAG
- the secE gene encoding preprotein translocase subunit SecE — MNLSKVISNARLELSKVIFPTKSQVKQAYIAVVIVVSAIAAFLALVDLLMSSVMSAILG, encoded by the coding sequence ATGAATTTAAGTAAAGTAATAAGTAACGCAAGACTGGAACTGAGCAAAGTTATCTTTCCTACCAAAAGTCAGGTAAAACAGGCATATATAGCAGTTGTTATTGTAGTTTCTGCAATAGCAGCATTTCTTGCATTGGTTGACTTGCTTATGTCATCTGTTATGTCTGCAATTTTAGGTTAA